The Monodelphis domestica isolate mMonDom1 chromosome 7, mMonDom1.pri, whole genome shotgun sequence genome window below encodes:
- the LOC130455533 gene encoding E3 ubiquitin-protein ligase TRIM39-like → MKTMKGSESWKKLHCAMERPTQCGTVLATQSFTSGRHYWEVTVGKSSAWDVGLCKTSISKTGQVSPCPSTGFWLLSRRQNNYIVCTEPRIIIPLKEKLNKVGIFLDYEAEEIVFYDVDNRCQIYTFTGSFLEPLWPIFSIGLYSKDENLLTIDPISDEAEETPERDHDSCLEISSTGEPQSVTPM, encoded by the coding sequence ATGAAAACAATGAAAGGAAGTGAGTCATGGAAGAAGTTGCATTGTGCTATGGAGAGGCCCACTCAATGTGGCACTGTTCTAGCAACTCAGAGCTTTACATCTGGAAGACATTATTGGGAGGTGACAGTAGGGAAAAGTTCTGCGTGGGATGTTGGTCTTTGCAAGACCTCTATAAGTAAAACTGGACAGGTTTCACCATGTCCTTCCactggattctggcttttgagtcGAAGACAAAATAATTATATAGTCTGCACTGAGCCTAGGATCATCATTCCCTTAAAAGAGAAGCTCAACAAAGTGGGGATCTTTTTGGATTATGAGGCAGAAGAAATAGTGTTTTATGATGTAGACAACAGATGCCAAATCTATACATTCACCGGTTCCTTTTTAGAGCCTCTCTGGCCTATATTTTCCATTGGCCTGTATTCCAAGGATGAAAATCTTCTGACTATTGACCCAATATCAGATGAAGCTGAAGAGACCCCAGAGCGTGATCATGACTCTTGCTTGGAGATTTCCTCCACTGGGGAACCCCAGTCTGTGACTCCCATGTAA